Proteins encoded in a region of the Podospora pseudopauciseta strain CBS 411.78 chromosome 6, whole genome shotgun sequence genome:
- the mlh1 gene encoding DNA mismatch repair protein Mlh1 (BUSCO:EOG092615IE; COG:L; EggNog:ENOG503NUYJ), protein MSDAMEVDSEVDGPRGAKRKADALDDNTPQRRIKPLDEDVINKIAAGEIIVAPVNALKELMENSVDAGSTTVDVSVKEGGLKLLQITDNGSGIEKEDLPILCQRFTTSKLQKFEDLQTIATYGFRGEALASISHIAHLTVTTKTRDSECAWRGHYGSGVLVPAKPGQSPDPKPVSGRQGTQITVEDLFFNVPTRRRAFRSPANEYNKILDMVGRYAIHCTGVGFTCKKHGESSKGISVSPTAPCLDRIRQIYGASVANELTEFETKDDQWGFKAKGLATNANYRTKKTTLLLFINNRCVESTNIRKALEQTYASFLPKNGHPFVYLSLEIDPRRVDVNVHPTKQEVNFLNEDETIQAVCEHLRSKLAEVDASRTFLTQTLLPASSRAASSAQLPPAPSAPSMAIPASSRRAPPRSDTSLVRTDTNLRKITSMLPPARPGGSTPSRPGPEPMEFDTAPEPRQPTSCHLHSIKELRAEVREEMHNELTDIFANHTFVGIVDERRRLAAIQAGVKLYMIDYGRVCYEYFYQSGLTDFGNFGVVQFQPPLDIRNLLSSSPNLLTEYEEEQDDDEEEDIDPEEKAEIIEAVVEKLIERREMLLEYFSLEVSPAGELCSVPLLVNGYEPPLTKLPGFLVRLGPCVNWTEEKACFESFLKELAGFYVPERLPLKKVAKEEDDGTLDSADEREEDNKGEEEKRIDARRRNVKWALEHVLFPAFKARLVGTKGIMEAGGVVEVADLKGLYRVFERC, encoded by the exons ATGAGTGATGCAATGGAGGTGGATTCCGAGGTGGATGGGCCTCGCGGTGCCAAGAGGAAGGCTGATGCTCTTGACGACAACACCCCCCAACGTCGAATCAAG CCCCTGGACGAAGATGTCATCAACAAAATTGCTGCCGGGGAAATCATCGTGGCTCCCGTGAACGCCTTGAAGGAGTTGATGGAGAACTCTGTCGACGCGGGATCAACCACCGTAGATGTTTCGGTGAAAGAGGGAGGCTTGAAGTTACTACAGATCACTGATAATGGCTCTGGCATCGAG AAAGAAGATCTGCCAATATTGTGTCAACGTTTCACGACGTCCAAGCTCCAAAAGTTTGAAGACCTCCAGACCATCGCTACCTATGGTTTCAGAGGCGAGGCCTTGGCCAGCATCAGCCACATTGCCCATCTTACCGTGACCACGAAAACACGGGACTCAGAGTGTGCCTGGAGGGGTCACTATGGCAGCGGAGTGTTAGTCCCAGCCAAACCTGGCCAGTCTCCTGACCCAAAGCCCGTATCTGGCCGACAAGGCACCCAGATTACCGTTGAAGATTTGTTCTTCAACGTTCCTACAAGACGGCGTGCGTTTCGATCACCAGCCAACGAGTACAACAAAATACTGGACATGGTTGGGAGATATGCTATCCATTGTACCGGTGTGGGGTTCACATGCAAGAAACATGGCGAATCATCCAAAGGCATCTCCGTATCTCCAACAGCGCCATGTCTGGACAGAATCAGACAAATCTACGGCGCAAGCGTTGCCAACGAGCTCACCGAATTCGAGACGAAAGATGATCAATGGGGGTTCAAGGCAAAGGGACTTGCCACCAACGCCAATTACAGAACCAAAAAAACTACCTTGCTGTTGTTCATTAATAACAGATGTGTTGAGTCGACCAACATCCGCAAGGCACTCGAGCAGACCTATGCGTCattcctccccaaaaacgGTCATCCGTTTGTATACCTCAGCCTTGAGATAGACCCACGCCGGGTCGACGTCAACGTCCACCCAACCAAACAAGAAGTCAACTTCTTGAACGAAGACGAAACCATTCAAGCAGTATGCGAACACTTGCGCTCCAAACTAGCCGAGGTAGATGCCAGCAGGACCTTCCTCACCCagaccctcctcccagcaAGCAGCCGGGCTGCCTCCTCCGCTCAACTGCCACCAGCCCCCTCTGCACCCTCTATGGCGATCCCGGCTTCCAGTCGAAGAGCCCCTCCTAGAAGCGACACCAGCCTCGTCAGGACAGACACAAACCTTCGGAAAATCACGAGCATGCTCCCCCCTGCCAGACCAGGCGGCAGCACGCCATCCCGCCCAGGCCCAGAGCCCATGGAATTTGACACGGCACCCGAGCCTCGTCAGCCCACATCTTGTCATTTGCACAGCATCAAAGAGCTCCGCGCAGAAGTCCGCGAGGAGATGCACAACGAGCTCACTGATATCTTTGCCAACCACACTTTTGTCGGAATTGTTGACGAGCGCCGCAGGCTGGCTGCTATACAAGCTGGCGTTAAGCTCTACATGATTGACTACGGCCGGGTGTGTTACGAATACTTTTACCAGTCGGGGCTAACAGATTTTGGTAATTTTGGTGTGGTACAGTTTCAGCCTCCTCTTGACATTCGCAACCTACTGTCATCGTCCCCAAATCTCCTCACTGAATATGAAGAAGagcaggatgatgatgaggaagaggacatTGACCCCGAAGAAAAGGCCGAGATCATCGAGGCTGTGGTGGAGAAGTTGATTGAGAGAAGAGAAATGTTGCTGGAGTACTTTAGTTTGGAAGTATCTCCCGCGGGAGAGTTGTGCAGTGTGCCGCTGTTGGTCAACGGGTATGAGCCACCTTTGACAAAGTTGCCAGGGTTCTTGGTGAGGTTAGGGCCTTGTGTCAACTggacggaggagaaggcttgTTTTGAGAGCTTCCTGAAGGAGCTGGCTGGATTTTATGTACCAGAGAGGTTGCCGCTGAAGAAGGTAGccaaagaggaggatgatgggacGCTGGACAGTGCTGATGAGAGGGAAGAAGATAAtaaaggggaagaggaaaagaggattgatgcgaggaggagaaatgTGAAATGGGCGTTGGAGCATGTGCTTTTCCCGGCGTTTAAGGCGAGGCTGGTCGGGACGAAAGGCATCATGGAGGCTGGGggtgtggtggaggtggcggatTTGAAGGGGCTGTACAGAGTCTTTGAAAGGTGTTAG
- a CDS encoding hypothetical protein (EggNog:ENOG503PZQY), with protein sequence MNPHQEEPKPPEDNHQQPESIANSSENEAAVHDTRDPVMVARLHNREHSRLLKLPEELILEIVKRVNLDLAVDVAAVFSLGRVSQVLRRIIKHDLAGPLWPSLAILSSRYGFEPPSNYIRTRGAQDAIRYCLRKDLLCKTCLPRNDLRMTRNGRVVPRHPSGKRLWDRCKFESHHVKGIGPLYCSGCDTLHHHRMVSIAEREVKGNQRICIMRTGVVRICKHRVVSWADIETHEIDLLTEEPQMVGSWFEVDVFREAKAATVQLIACEDPEHERSLKFQLEFVSDKRITFLGAVIFSHHRRGITPGLWSDLRGLTDQTMQDQRGQSVRYGRDGEA encoded by the coding sequence ATGAATCCCCACCAAGAGGAACCAAAACCGCCGGAGGacaaccatcaacaacccgAATCGATTGCCAACTCTTCCGAGAACGAGGCGGCTGTTCATGACACGAGAGATCCTGTCATGGTGGCCAGACTTCACAATCGCGAACACAGCCGACTACTCAAACTCCCCGAAGAGCTCATACTCGAAATTGTGAAAAGGGTCAACCTGGATCTTGCTGTCGACGTAGCGGCCGTTTTCTCCCTCGGTCGTGTCTCTCAAGTTCTACGACGTATCATAAAACACGATCTGGCGGGGCCACTCTGGCCCAGCTTAGCCATCCTCAGCTCCCGGTACGGTTTTGAGCCTCCGTCTAATTACATACGCACTCGCGGTGCCCAAGACGCCATCAGATATTGCCTTCGCAAAGACCTACTCTGCAAGACGTGCTTGCCACGGAACGATCTCCGAATGACGAGGAATGGTAGGGTTGTGCCACGTCACCCGTCTGGCAAGCGCCTCTGGGATCGTTGCAAGTTTGAAAGCCATCACGTCAAGGGGATTGGGCCACTGTATTGCTCAGGCTGCGAtactctccaccaccaccgaatGGTCTCGATTGCAGAGAGGGAGGTAAAAGGTAACCAACGGATTTGCATCATGaggacgggggtggtgaggatatGCAAGCATCGGGTAGTCAGCTGGGCTGATATAGAGACCCATGAAATTGATCTTCTGACCGAAGAGCCCCAGATGGTCGGTTCTTGGTTTGAGGTGGATGTCTTCCGAGAGGCAAAGGCAGCCACTGTACAGCTTATCGCCTGCGAAGATCCCGAACATGAGAGAAGCTTGAAGTTTCAGCTAGAATTCGTCTCAGATAAACGGATCACTTTCTTGGGTGCAGTAATTTTTTCACATCACCGGCGGGGTATCACACCCGGCCTCTGGTCCGACCTAAGGGGCCTGACGGACCAAACAATGCAGGATCAGAGGGGTCAGTCAGTCAGGTATGGGCGTGACGGGGAAGCTTGA